A region from the Metarhizium brunneum chromosome 7, complete sequence genome encodes:
- the rutB gene encoding Ureidoacrylate amidohydrolase RutB, giving the protein MYEAQDAILHYAIPAARKLGLQIIWLNWGLTEDDLATMPPAEVRVFAFDVNTEKVDYGLGDRHGDPNDPANFLKCGERPNLTKLPGTDLGEIVLEDGSRVNAGRVMMRGTWNTALHGPLAGAYEEGKKAARPDVWIHKNRNSGLWNDKSALGEYLREKGIRTLLFSGVNTDQCVGSTLQDAHAQGFDTIMLKDGCGTDSLLYAKATYELNCARCWGFLTSCKALAKAAKLDY; this is encoded by the coding sequence ATGTATGAAGCCCAGGACGCGATCCTCCACTACGCCATACCGGCTGCGCGCAAGCTTGGTCTCCAGATTATCTGGCTTAATTGGGGCCTGACTGAAGATGATCTCGCCACCATGCCACCGGCCGAAGTTCGCGTGTTTGCCTTTGATGTCAACACGGAAAAGGTCGACTACGGCCTTGGAGACCGACATGGCGACCCTAACGATCCCGCAAACTTTCTCAAGTGCGGCGAACGGCCGAATCTCACCAAATTGCCAGGCACGGACCTAGGAGAAATTGTACTCGAGGATGGCAGCCGGGTCAATGCCGGCCGGGTCATGATGAGGGGAACATGGAACACGGCGCTGCATGGACCCTTGGCTGGCGCGTATGAGGAGGGCAAGAAAGCGGCCCGTCCAGACGTCTGGATTCACAAGAATCGCAACTCTGGTCTCTGGAACGACAAGTCTGCCTTGGGCGAGTATCTGAGGGAGAAAGGCATCCGTACCCTCCTATTTTCGGGTGTCAACACGGATCAGTGCGTCGGCTCTACTCTACAAGACGCCCATGCTCAAGGCTTCGACACCATCATGTTGAAGGACGGTTGTGGAACAGATAGCCTGCTGTATGCAAAGGCAACGTACGAGCTCAACTGTGCCCGATGCTGGGGTTTCTTAACTAGCTGCAAGGCCCTTGCGAAGGCAGCCAAGCTGGACTATTAG
- the cdc1 gene encoding DNA polymerase subunit delta-2 — MVTLEEVSHLIPKTTSDAATPTPSRVADSYNPLHAFDLDKQRSYKQQYGDMYFLRLTKIKPAVEEVASAAWEGTMIGGEEVKRVERVLDVRQGELCWVAGTVYMEMSLKPNILEDVSKDRWISAPIPTQQTYFSPDGSDQIMLEDDSGRIRLVGDLLQSVPLVTGCIIAVMGTENSSGEFEVIDTKFPDLPDQPERWALSKPSSSTNGHGKRRQIIKEEDEDVEMTDASQSTPSKKIAIVSGLSFSSTDASHAVELNLLQEYLLGLALTSSDQEEVASISRLIIAGNSISTTAERKEEETLKKGHKKYGYDASSYNALPAQLFDEFADALLPSIPITLLPGAQDPANASYPQQPIHMAMFPRARAYGPEPTKPKEPGWFDAVTNPWEGELEGWRVLGTGGQNVDDVFKYVDSDDRLGMMEAMCRWRCCAPTAPDTLWSYPFQEDDPFVMKTCPHLYFVGCQPEFSTRTISGPHGQSVRLITVPSFAETKELVLVDMETLEVSLVSFEKQRSTS; from the exons ATGGTCACACTCGAGGAAGTATCGCACCTCATCCCCAAAACGACGTC GGACGCCGCAACCCCCACGCCCAGCCGGGTGGCCGACTCGTACAATCCCTTGCATGCATTTGACCTCGACAAGCAACGCTCGTACAAACAGCAATATGGCGACATGTACTTTTTGCGTCTTACCAAGATCAAGCCTGCCGTGGAGGAGGTGGCATCGGCCGCATGGGAGGGCACCATGATTGGTGGCGAAGAGGTGAAAAGAGTAGAACGGGTGCTCGATGTTCGCCAGGGAGAATTGTGCTGGGTAGCGGGAACAGTGTACATGGAAATGTCGCTTAAGCCCAATATCTTAGAGGATGTATCCAAAGAC CGATGGATTTCCGCCCCCATACCCACCCAGCAAACCTACTTCTCCCCCGATGGCTCCGACCAAATCATGCTCGAAGACGACTCCGGCCGCATCCGCCTCGTGGGCGATCTCCTACAATCTGTCCCCCTCGTGACAGGCTGCATCATCGCCGTTATGGGCACCGAAAACAGCAGCGGCGAATTCGAAGTCATTGATACCAAATTCCCCGACCTCCCCGACCAGCCCGAGCGATGGGCTCTCTCCAAACCATCCTCTTCGACCAACGGCCACgggaaaagaagacaaatcatcaaggaggaagacgaagacgttGAAATGACAGACGCCTCACAGTCAACGCCCAGCAAAAAGATCGCCATCGTGTCCGGCCTCTCATTCTCCAGCACCGACGCCTCTCACGCTGTTGAACTCAACCTCCTGCAAGAATACCTCCTCGGCCTAGCACTCACATCGTCTGACCAAGAAGAAGTCGCGAGCATAAGCCGGCTCATCATCGCCGGAAACTCCATCTCCACTACCGCCGAGcgcaaggaggaagagaccCTCAAGAAGGGACACAAAAAGTACGGATACGACGCGAGTTCCTACAACGCCCTCCCAGCACAGCTCTTTGACGAATTCGCCGATGCATTGCTGCCCTCGATACCAATCACCCTCCTCCCCGGAGCTCAGGATCCCGCCAACGCAAGCTACCCCCAGCAACCCAtccacatggccatgtttccCCGTGCGAGAGCATACGGGCCTGAGCCAACAAAGCCCAAAGAACCGGGGTGGTTTGACGCCGTCACAAACCCCTGGGAAGGCGAGCTCGAAGGATGGAGGGTCCTAGGCACCGGCGGCCAGAATGTGGACGACGTGTTCAAGTACGTCGACAGCGACGACAGACTGGGCATGATGGAAGCCATGTGCAGGTGGCGGTGTTGCGCGCCCACCGCGCCCGATACATTGT GGAGCTATCCGTTCCAAGAAGATGACCCGTTTGTCATGAAGACGTGTCCGCACTTGTACTTTGTAGGCTGTCAGCCTGAGTTTTCAACAAGAACCATTAGCGGCCCGCATGGTCAGTCAGTGAGGCTGATTACTGTCCCTTCATTTGCGGAAACAAAGGAGCTGGTACTAGTTGATATGGAAACGCTAGAAGTCTCGTTGGTCAGTTTTGAGAAACAAAGGTCTACTTCATGA
- the Cenps gene encoding Centromere protein S: MASPDNNDRERLKSALWFAVGQIVDEECLRRNRNATPQFIGALTEMVWTQIENVAIDLESFANHASRPNVTTEDVLLLARKNPDLQQIMGEFVDERKGIKEAKMARSKAGGRRR; the protein is encoded by the exons ATGGCCTCACCCGACAACAACGACCGCGAG CGCCTCAAATCCGCCCTCTGGTTCGCAGTCGGCCAAATCGTCGACGAGGAGTGCCTCCGGCGAAACCGCAACGCAACGCCCCAATTCATCGGCGCCCTAACAGAAATGGTCTGGACGCAAATcg AAAACGTAGCCATAGACCTGGAGAGCTTCGCCAACCACGCCTCCCGGCCCAACGTCACGACCGAAGACGTGCTCCTCCTGGCGCGCAAGAACCCCGACCTGCAGCAAATCATGGGCGAGTTCGTCGACGAGAGGAAGGGAATCAAGGAGGCTAAGATGGCTAGGAGCAAGGCCGGgggccgtcgtcgatga
- the PHO1 gene encoding Acid phosphatase PHO1, whose protein sequence is MKATTFHSLTSVALGVGAMQLQTPLYSSYSFNPLQHLAGIAPYYEPADPPRDPNPPQGCTVTRAAYLVRHAAINANDFDYEQYLQPFLYKLGNATVDWAKIPQLSFLAVWEPPSFSEQELLTRTGKVEAGQLGLSISYRYPKLKLPQRVWTSTAERTVQSARGFVRGLEMDDNTINLVEIPEGKEDGADSLTPYKSCKGYTAAAGAEQQRKYVDLYTAPIIARLKSLAPGFNFTSDDVTAMQAMCGYDTVIRGSSPFCSTDLFSPDEWLQFEYGQDIQYHYNTGYGSPYAGAIGFPWVNATMNLLAADTSAQDMYVSFTHRELPPAALVAMGLFNNSLFSGGNDVNATMPLDQINYNRAWVSSRILPFLTNIAIERMNCSANHAVAAAQGRNMSSSPSATTYYRVLLNRSPQVLPGCFDGPGQSCSAKVLPAFLQQRADTFRNYSAVCGNTYKNSTDAVTFYTNSNNGTVVGKKRHLMW, encoded by the coding sequence ATGAAGGCGACCACGTTTCACTCCCTGACTTCCGTTGCGCTTGGCGTCGGGGCCATGCAGCTTCAGACTCCCCTCTACTCGTCATATTCTTTCAACCCCCTCCAGCATCTCGCAGGAATTGCTCCCTATTATGAACCGGCAGATCCTCCGCGAGACCCAAACCCTCCTCAAGGCTGCACGGTAACTCGAGCGGCCTACCTTGTACGGCACGCAGCCATCAATGCAAACGATTTCGACTACGAGCAGTACCTGCAGCCCTTTCTCTACAAGCTAGGCAACGCGACAGTCGACTGGGCCAAAATACCCCAGCTCTCTTTCTTGGCCGTCTGGGAGCCTCCGTCCTTTAGCGAGCAGGAGCTGTTGACCAGGACCGGCAAGGTTGAGGCCGGCCAACTCGGGCTCTCCATCTCATACCGGTATCCGAAGCTCAAGTTGCCTCAGAGGGTATGGACTTCGACCGCAGAACGCACGGTACAGAGCGCCAGGGGCTTCGTCCGAGGCCTGGAGATGGACGACAACACCATCAACCTGGTTGAGATCCCAGAGGGCAAGGAGGACGGAGCGGACAGCCTGACCCCGTACAAGAGCTGCAAAGGCtacaccgccgccgcaggaGCAGAGCAACAGCGCAAATACGTCGATTTGTACACGGCGCCCATCATCGCACGGCTGAAGAGCCTGGCCCCAGGCTTCAACTTCACGTCCGACGACGTCACAGCCATGCAGGCCATGTGCGGCTATGACACCGTCATCCGCGGGTCCTCGCCCTTCTGCTCGACGGACCTCTTCTCCCCCGACGAGTGGCTGCAGTTCGAGTACGGCCAGGACATCCAGTACCACTACAACACCGGCTACGGCAGCCCCTACGCCGGCGCCATCGGCTTCCCGTGGGTCAACGCGACGATGAACCTCCTGGCGGCCGATACTTCGGCCCAAGACATGTACGTGTCCTTCACGCACCGCGAGCTTCCGCCCgcggccctcgtcgccatggGCCTGTTCAACAACAGCCTCTTCTCTGGCGGCAACGACGTCAACGCCACCATGCCCCTGGACCAGATCAACTACAATCGCGCCTGGGTCTCGAGCCGCATCCTCCCGTTCCTGACGAACATTGCCATTGAGCGCATGAACTGCAGCGCGAAccatgccgtcgccgccgcccagggcAGGAACATGAGCTCGTCTCCCTCTGCGACGACATACTACCGCGTCCTGCTCAACCGGAGCCCCCAGGTGCTGCCGGGCTGCTTCGACGGACCGGGGCAGAGCTGCTCGGCCAAGGTGCTGCCGGCGTTTCTGCAGCAGCGCGCAGACACGTTTCGGAATTACTCTGCTGTTTGTGGCAACACGTATAAGAATTCGACTGATGCGGTGACATTCTATACCAATTCGAATAACGGGACTGTTGTGGGCAAGAAGAGACACTTGATGTGGTAG
- the Ank3_4 gene encoding Ankyrin-3 — protein MPAAWKLALAVVITLAATSAADSGDDFSNNLFSDLAPLLALFGERVTMQFMSQSTGWADSIILAMAPLGIITIIASAIRVGGPSWLKAIIGRARENLAVAEAELMSSTSHEVCELWNGREVVRCMGSPSTAEFICLRPANMKCTENGANQVPDILELKEALDKQYLKELPSNDGASFWETILDSIGRNRESASAKVERGANSQTSVTIPVPKLTIVRNQVIDAPNISLNSHGYLSRRELRAVAVFGTILQLGVLTYFGFATYHPALKFTKGDDAVANYAFPCTATGTITLVAGLLLCAHVVESSTEEKRYQPSKETKARLVWLQQAQTVGDQSFQSFALSAGDNQTIITTSCRVNKKSQGIHLELKTIIGTAVSLCGFVVQFIGLRGMHWSASVAQLGAVIAMAALRAWVRRGLAQPLQRVRLTPEHELEWFAMALGDFDGIPWQPDRSPKEYREQGQTARAGVNTMKNSGGNPTTHNMMVTRRTLCELAGWQGPASAEALTLARAIKITMDALSSYLHPESDFTWSLGALSAGHEDKPPKFCWTRDVTVDTIRKDIEAVLSLRLYYVYSQKRQYEDQPKSAQTQRRKYNARLHVTEMPAERGLRLLGPGTRALRRDLAWWMPPDTARILEIKEDENGTMKVENHRIVGYGGQQSIRVARYDGTEASLSPDDTYHCEIEESTLLASESYDSLELLYAQDMFTKFMQSVAEKMARAIEGGSNVRPKDSSNMVAWKCFTLHHDRLSKMAQDIHNCGLGNIHQTYLSIIQPLSTEQKLPEPDNVIALARKHAKPHERLQDFAEASNIYLWLFRTANTFPRKSSIFVKATAILMENVRMVTLTSKLREAQCYPETKIWQIRAAKSNMENELKRVDRTILSGLMSLYKKQSRQWECDILQDAEPTIEGHTSHPGTFNCTPLHQICQEDRDHFLSRELAVRYLDRKDIHGCTPLHYAAVKGSLDDTTFLLDFYPDVDARDLLDWTPLHYACNACSHSGVVQYLLDKGRPQVNAQGIDGVAPLHLAAMNGNIETVQILIRAGAALDIQDASGATALHWAAFKGHEAMVEYLYEDSNKKLRDKNSRTALHLAAIAGKENVVRLLVPCSDKQTNADMDTFDSGGYKPLHYAAMRGHEAIMRYLVNVAPFNREQATNYHGETPLHLAARRGHEAIVRYLVGETGANKEAKNKQGFTPLHAAAAYGNEAVVRYLVGETGANKEARNKQDSTPLHIAAAYGNEAVVRYLVSETGANKEARNKQDSTPLHIAAVYGNEAVVRYLVSETGANKEAKNNIFNRTPLHLAAAYGNEAVVRYLVGEAGANKEARDGSNSTPLHNAIFEENEAPSMYLAGEAGVDIEAKDHKQQTPLFWAALEDNEAIVRYPVHEAGADLEAKDFKQRPPLRRAAKWSNEAIVRYFIEAGADLEAKDFKQRTPLHKAAYQGLQACVRYLVGEAGANKEARDRFNRTPAQVAAACGFKSVVRILEQDEKAIRGAN, from the exons ATGCCGGCCGCCTGGAAGCTTGCCCTAGCAGTTGTAATAACGCTTGCAGCGACAAGCGCTGCTGATTCTGGGGATGACTTCTCTAATAATTTGTTTTCCGACCTAGCGCC ACTGCTAGCTCTTTTCGGAGAACGGGTCACTATGCAATTCATGAGCCAGTCGACTGGTTGGGCTGATAGTATTATTTTGGCAATGGCTCCGTTAGGGATCATTACTATTATTGCTAGTGCCATTAGAGTCGGTGGTCCTTCATGGCTCAAAGCTATTATTGGAAGAGCGAGGGAGAACCTTGCGGTTGCTGAAGCGGAATTAATGTCATCTACTTCTCATGAGGTCTGTGAGCTGTGGAATGGCCGAGAGGTGGTGAGATGCATGGGATCACCGTCGACGGCCGAATTCATATGCCTAAGACCTGCGAACATGAAGTGCACTGAAAATGGTGCTAATCAGGTTCCGGATATACTCGAACTGAAGGAGGCACTCGATAAACAGTATCTGAAGGAGCTAC CATCGAATGACGGGGCCAGTTTCTGGGAGACTATATTGGATAGTATCGGTCGCAACCGCGAGTCGGCCAGCGCGAAGGTAGAGAGAGGGGCAAATTCACAGACATCCGTTACCATACCGGTTCCTAAGCTTACCATTGTTCGGAATCAAGTTATTGATGCGCCAAATATCTCTCTTAATTCCCATGGCTACCTTAGCCGTAGAGAATTacgcgccgtggccgtctttgGAACGATCCTTCAGCTAGGTGTCCTGACCTATTTTGGGTTTGCCACCTACCATCCGGCGCTAAAGTTTACCAAGGGCGACGATGCAGTTGCAAATTATGCGTTTCCTTGCACTGCTACTGGCACGATTACATTGGTAGCTGGCCTACTACTGTGTGCACATGTTGTGGAGAGCAGCACCGAAGAGAAAAGATATCAGCCGTCCAAAGAGACAAAAGCTCGGTTGGTATGGCTACAACAGGCCCAAACTGTTGGCGACCAGTCTTTCCAGTCTTTTGCATTATCGGCTGGGGACAATCAGACTATCATTACAACGTCCTGCCGGGtgaacaaaaaaagccaaGGTATTCATTTGGAGCTGAAAACTATTATTGGCACCGCGGTCAGCCTCTGCGGGTTTGTGGTGCAATTTATCGGCTTGCGTGGAATGCATTGGTCCGCCTCAGTTGCTCAACTCGGAGCAGTCATCGCGATGGCTGCTCTTAGGGCGTGGGTTCGTCGTGGACTCGCACAGCCTCTTCAACGGGTCCGTCTGACCCCAGAACACGAGCTTGAATGGTTCGCGATGGCATTAGGAGATTTTGATGGAATACCCTGGCAACCTGATAGAAGTCCTAAGGAATACAGAGAACAAGGACAGACGGCCCGAGCAGGTGTCAACACGATGAAGAATAGCGGAGGCAACCCAACAACGCATAATATGATGGTAACGCGGAGAACACTTTGTGAGCTCGCTGGCTGGCAGGGGCCAGCATCCGCAGAGGCCTTGACCCTTGCAAGGGCGATCAAGATCACAATGGATGCTCTATCTAGTTATCTTCATCCTGAAAGTGACTTCACCTGGTCCCTTGGAGCCCTTTCAGCAGGGCACGAGGACAAGCCACCCAAGTTTTGTTGGACGCGAGACGTAACCGTAGACACAATTCGGAAGGACATCGAAGCAGTGCTATCTTTACGGTTATATTACGTCTACTCGCAAAAGCGACAATATGAAGATCAGCCAAAATCTGCCCAAACACAGCGTCGCAAGTATAATGCCCGGTTGCACGTTACAGAGATGCCTGCAGAGCGAGGTTTGCGCCTTCTAGGTCCAGGGACGCGGGCCCTTCGGCGGGATCTCGCATGGTGGATGCCTCCTGATACAGCAAGAATCTTGGAAATTAAAGAAGATGAGAACGGTACGATGAAGGTTGAAAACCATAGAATTGTTGGCTATGGTGGGCAGCAGAGTATTCGTGTAGCTCGGTACGATGGCACGGAAGCCAGCCTTAGCCCGGACGATACATATCATTGCGAAATTGAAGAGAGCACGCTCTTGGCGTCGGAGTCGTATGACTCCTTAGAGCTACTCTACGCGCAAGACATGTTCACGAAATTCATGCAATCTGTGGCAGAGAAAATGGCGCGCGCCATCGAGGGCGGTTCTAACGTGCGACCTAAAGACTCTAGCAACATGGTTGCCTGGAAATGCTTCACACTTCATCACGATCGGCTGTCAAAAATGGCTCAGGACATCCATAATTGTGGACTTGGCAATATTCATCAGACCTATCTAAGCATTATTCAACCCCTAAGCACCGAACAGAAGCTTCCCGAACCCGATAACGTTATTGCACTGGCGCGGAAACATGCCAAGCCACACGAACGACTCCAGGATTTTGCAGAGGCTAGCAACATATATTTGTGGCTCTTTAGAACGGCAAATACATTTCCAAGGAAGAGTAGCATCTTTGTAAAAGCTACAGCCATATTAATGGAGAATGTAAGGATGGTCACCCTCACTTCTAAATTAAGGGAGGCCCAATGTTACCCGGAAACGAAAATCTGGCAGATTAGAGCGGCTAAGTCGAACATGGAAAATGAGTTGAAAAGAGTTGATCGGACAATACTATCAGGCCTCATGAGCTTGTACAAAAAACAGAGTCGCCAATGGGAATGCGATATTTTACAGGATGCTGAGCCTACGATAGAGGGACACACCAGTCACCCAGGAACGTTCAATTGCACGCCGTTACATCAAATATGTCAGGAGGATAGAGATCATTTTTTAAGTCGGGAGTTGGCAGTTCGATACCTAGATCGAAAAGACATTCACGGGTGTACGCCCCTCCATTACGCTGCAGTCAAAGGTTCTTTGGATGATACCACCTTTTTGTTGGATTTTTATCCGGATGTTGATGCGCGAGATCTCCTCGACTGGACCCCATTACACTACGCCTGTAATGCTTGTAGTCATTCCGGAGTTGTGCAGTATCTCCTTGACAAGGGGCGACCACAAGTGAACGCCCAAGGCATAGATGGAGTAGCTCCGCTGCATTTGGCCGCTATGAATGGAAATATTGAAACGGTGCAAATACTAATTCGGGCCGGAGCAGCTCTTGATATCCAGGACGCCTCAGGAGCTACGGCGCTACACTGGGCCGCATTCAAGGGCCACGAAGCCATGGTCGAATATCTGTACGAAGACTCGAATAAAAAGCTGCGAGATAAAAACAGCCGGACTGCCTTGCACCTGGCAGCAATAGCGGGAAAGGAGAATGTAGTACGCTTGCTGGTTCCATGTTCCGACAAGCAGACcaatgccgacatggacaccTTTGACAGCGGTGGATATAAGCCGCTACACTACGCCGCCATGCGTGGGCACGAGGCCATCATGCGCTATCTCGTAAATGTGGCGCCTTTTAATAGGGAGCAGGCCACGAACTACCATGGCGAAACGCCGCTACATTTAGCCGCTCGCCGAGGGCACGAGGCCATCGTGCGCTATCTTGTTGGCGAGACGGGCGCTAATAAGGAGGCCAAAAATAAGCAAGGCTTTACGCCGCTACATGCAGCCGCTGCATATGGCAATGAGGCCGTCGTGCGCTATCTCGTTGGCGAGACGGGCGCTAATAAGGAGGCCAGAAATAAGCAAGACTCCACGCCGCTGCATATAGCCGCTGCATATGGCAATGAGGCCGTCGTGCGCTATCTTGTTAGCGAGACGGGCGCTAATAAGGAGGCCAGAAATAAGCAAGACTCCACGCCGCTGCATATAGCCGCTGTATATGGCAATGAGGCCGTCGTGCGCTATCTTGTTAGCGAGACGGGCGCTAATAAGGAGGCTAAAAATAACATCTTTAATCGTACGCCGCTACATCTAGCTGCTGCATATGGCAATGAGGCCGTCGTGCGCTATCTCGTTGGTGAGGCAGGCGCTAATAAGGAGGCTAGAGATGGTAGTAATAGTACGCCGCTACATAACGCCATTTTTGAAGAGAACGAAGCCCCCTCGATGTATTTGGCTGGTGAGGCGGGTGTTGATATAGAGGCTAAAGACCATAAACAACAAACCCCGCTATTCTGGGCCGCTCTTGAAGACAATGAAGCCATCGTGCGCTATCCCGTCCATGAGGCGGGTGCTGATCTAGAGGCTAAGGACTTTAAACAACGACCGCCGCTACGCAGGGCCGCTAAATGGAGCAATGAGGCCATCGTGCGGTATTTTATCGAGGCGGGTGCTGATCTAGAGGCTAAGGACTTTAAACAACGAACGCCGCTACATAAAGCCGCTTATCAAGGGCTTCAAGCCTGTGTGCGGTATCTTGTTGGCGAGGCAGGCGCTAATAAGGAGGCTAGGGACCGTTTTAACAGAACACCAGCACAGGTTGCCGCTGCCTGCGGCTTTAAGTCTGTTGTGAGAATACTcgaacaagatgaaaaagCAATAAGAGGAGCAAATTGA
- the cwc24 gene encoding Pre-mRNA-splicing factor cwc24: protein MAGAEEQSITKQCQNDYERIDDSTSDSAASTSIKRRRKDVAVPASSKDDRIADQDLFITTSSAVRPEKGSSERSNLIPKSPPHQPKADVASQRIGPVQRGASTIRSTIIQDYDPNVCKDWKRYGSCGFGDSCKFLHARGDYK, encoded by the exons ATGGCCGGAGCAGAGGAGCAGTCGATTACA AAGCAGTGTCAGAACGACTACGAAAGAATCGACGATTCCACGTCCGATAGTGCAGCCAGCACATCCATCAAGCGAAGAAGGAAAGATGTCGCTGTACCCGCTTCATCAAAGGACGACAGGATAGCGGACCAGGATCTCTTCATCACAACGTCTTCAGCAGTGCGGCCTGAAAAGGGGTCCAGTGAGAGATCTAATCTGATTCCAAAAAGCCCTCCACATCAGCCAAAGGCAGACGTTGCCTCTCAAAGAATTGGCCCGGTCCAAAGGGGCGCTTCTACTATCCGGTCTACCATTATACAGGACTACGACCCAAATGTGTGCAAAGATTGGAAAAGGTACGGAAGCTGCGGCTTTGGTG ATAGCTGCAAATTCCTGCATGCCCGGGGAGATTACAAGTAG
- the Sds gene encoding L-serine dehydratase/L-threonine deaminase, producing the protein MGSLGSEPKLPWNKTPCVLSPQLSRVAGCNIYLKLDNLQPSGSFKSRGIGNLMTRAVANSAGDVHFYCSSGGNAGLACATSAVALQRPATIVIPLTTSKMMKNKLLDLGVEVHQTGKNLAAADEYLRTELLAKDPNGVYVPPFDHPHVWDGASTIIPELREEMDEPIDAIVCSVGGGGLFNGLMQGIESFPWCGSKPEVVGVETLGADSMNASIKANAHITLPEITSIATSLGCSRISAETWKWCQYPNIHSLVVSDADAAISCVRFADDARHLVEVSCGAALATVYKGDLRETLGRGLTDAEWAQKNIVIIVCGGSGVTLGILDQYVQEYGNKTTIKV; encoded by the exons ATGGGTTCTCTCGGTTCTGAGCCAAAACTCCCTTGGAACAAGACGCCTTGTGTCTTGAGCCCTCAGCTTAGTCGTGTTGCGGGATG CAACATTTACCTCAAGCTGGACAACCTTCAGCCCAGCGGCTCCTTCAAGTCTCGCGGAATCGGTAACCTCATGACCCGTGCTGTTGCCAACAGTGCCGGCGATGTTCACTTCTACTGCTCCTCTGGTGGCAACGCTGGTCTTGCCTGTGCTACCTCGGCCGTTGCTCTGCAACGGCCTGCCACCATTGTCATCCCATTGACAACgtcgaagatgatgaagaataagcttctcgaccttggtgttgaagtcCACCAAACTGGCAAGAATTTGGCTGCCGCCGATGAGTACCTCCGGACGGAACTCCTCGCCAAGGACCCCAACGGTGTCTACGTCCCACCTTTTGACCATCCGCATGTGTGGGATGGCGCCTCGACCATCATTCCCGAACTACGAGAGGAAATGGACGAGCCCATTGATGCTATTGTCTGCAGTGTGGGTGGTGGCGGTTTGTTCAACGGTCTCATGCAAGGCATCGAGAGTTTCCCCTGGTGCGGATCCAAGCCCGAAGTTGTCGGTGTTGAAACTCTCGGTGCCGACAGTATGAATGCCTCGATCAAGGCCAATGCCCACATCACTCTCCCAGAGATTACATCCATTGCCACGTCGCTGGGCTGCTCACGTATCTCTGCTGAGACGTGGAAATGGTGTCAATATCCCAACATTCACAGTCTGGTCGTCTCAGACGCGGACGCTGCCATCAGCTGCGTCCGgtttgccgacgacgcccgTCACCTTGTTGAAGTATCTTGTGGAGCTGCGCTCGCCACCGTATACAAGGGAGATCTGCGGGAGACCCTAGGACGTGGTCTTACTGATGCTGAATGGGCTCAGAAGAACATTGTCATCATCGTGTGCGGCGGCTCCGGCGTCACATTGGGCATTCTCGACCAGTACGTACAAGAGTACGGAAACAAGACCACCATCAAGGTCTAG